A single genomic interval of Spinacia oleracea cultivar Varoflay chromosome 6, BTI_SOV_V1, whole genome shotgun sequence harbors:
- the LOC130463264 gene encoding uncharacterized protein, which translates to MGDFNSIMEMEDRIGSPVRFTDIKPMRNCMATCKFTQVKTVGRQFTWNNKQEGEARVFSRIDRVLSNTAWDDMFTNAEAMYLPEGTYDHCPMILNTFTTSQSKKPFRFYNMWTSSPYFLPMVEKHWHRFVYGCHMFRITQKLKWIKQDLRDLNKSGYSNIEATKTHLQHQLADIQNKLHTDPTNVTLATEEKAIAAAYRTSNENHLSFLHQISKAHWLQQGDENSRAFHQSIRQRRKHNNIHSI; encoded by the coding sequence ATGGGGGATTTTAATTCTATCATGGAAATGGAGGACAGAATTGGCTCACCTGTGAGGTTTACTGATATCAAACCAATGAGGAACTGCATGGCAACCTGCAAGTTTACACAAGTCAAGACAGTTGGAAGACAATTCACTTGGAATAACAAGCAGGAAGGGGAGGCTAGGGTCTTCTCTAGAATAGATAGAGTGTTATCCAACACTGCATGGGATGACATGTTTACTAATGCTGAAGCAATGTATCTGCCAGAAGGGACCTATGATCATTGTCCTATGATCTTGAATACTTTCACTACCAGTCAGTCAAAGAAACCTTTCAGGTTTTATAACATGTGGACCTCCTCTCCTTACTTTCTCCCAATGGTGGAAAAGCACTGGCACAGGTTTGTCTATGGTTGCCACATGTTTAGGATAACTCAGAAACTCAAATGGATCAAACAGGACCTAAGGGACCTGAATAAATCTGGTTATAGTAATATTGAGGCAACCAAAACTCATCTGCAACACCAGCTTGCTGATATTCAAAACAAGCTCCATACAGACCCTACCAATGTCACTCTAGCTACAGAAGAAAAAGCAATTGCTGCTGCATACAGAACATCAAATGAGAACCACCTTTCTTTCCTACACCAAATTTCTAAAGCTCACTGGCTTCAACAAGGTGATGAGAATAGCAGAGCTTTTCACCAGAGTATCAGACAGAGAAGAAAACACAACAACATTCACTCTATTTAG